A window of the Limanda limanda chromosome 8, fLimLim1.1, whole genome shotgun sequence genome harbors these coding sequences:
- the nfat5a gene encoding nuclear factor of activated T-cells 5a has protein sequence MPSDFISLLSSDLDLNSPKSLYSKESVYDLLPKELQLQPSSTQTEPTTMSQKSGGEPGPPPTAALASDASSSTSNSASSSLAMGAPSTGPSTSTSDHLKVTQHLQSTGGEGAGASEMQGVEGAVSGPNRGGSGPNSASGDIGSGLGVQQPQNTPSKRRPVLSISPPPEDLFDDSQMSCQEETTVSAPTGPDSEHSSSMWADDSVSNFSLVSSVSYNDNTEVPRKSRKRTPRQRPGPKPANPEDSMDVFDADSAKAPHFVLSQLGTDKTSATGSSLEPGTAVKGGSLSAQFPQRSDGKDLKILVQPETQHRARYLTEGSRGSVKDRTQQGFPTVKLEGVNDPVVLQVFVANDAGRVKPHGFYQACRVTGRNTTACKEVDIDGTIVIEIPLEPSSDMTLAVDCVGILKLRNADVEARIGVAGSKKKSTRARLAFRVCIPQPDGSTLTLQVPSSPILCTQPAGVPEILKKSLHSCSVRGGEDVFIIGKNFLKGTKVIFQENIADDNSWQAEAKIDMDLFHQNHLIVTAPPFHNQSITSPVSVGIFVMTNAGRSHDAQPFTYTPDSADNSNARTVKTEGSSLLTTCMFDGQMKSMSSEQTDCSGQPSKRQEDTPMEVSSNPPPTDVFKPSPDPLASVQQTLELSSSPHPGGESFQSPMPLQPEDVELPQAPPVFPSLESLSTIQKQDISPTTSFPVSGDTTIPPVTPDVPQQFLRDPQDNLPPENSNNNGGVVVVAMPQISTSSQPQQQQSQVPMFPQEEVAQLERAVRELQAGGNTTLQQVFEAAVAQQQLNSVLYSPNPSADSLQQHVQENMNSLRLGNTDNSMSTQQQLQIQQQQQMQQQQQQQMQQQQMQQQQQQQQIQQQFQQHQQLQQQQILDNLQHQHEQQHLQQQQQVLGNMQMQQQLILQPQDQQQLQQQQQLIENIQQQQQLQQNQQQQVLNNIQLQDQQQQVLNNIQLQDQQQQVLNNIQLQDQQQQVLNNIQLQDQQQQNQILTNLQQHQLQQQQQQLQQQQQQQQQQNQALSNLQQQQQLQEQQVLENLQQQLQAELLQPQIHSTTQGQQPGSLLQRAGDLLTIQTSFPTQPPSHTSPPQQLFQSPRPLGESQGSQQQVQAALLQNTLTVLTSGSLNSEQQSTGSALYLSPNPSQQQQQPQLAFISSMKTSTSQPQSVTMFQNQPQAQLSQMQQQSTPMEEQQSAQQNQQQPQQLPMGQQGSLFQSIPNHSQGNPVPQNQLSQPQQTGLLLCTTDLNPQAIPPTLLFSTQTQGPSPIGSISVGIPQPDPAEPMSFQDQSSSGNNSTSNENQQQSLFQEQQPMQVGPSSSSIPSSQTVDLFLPQTSLSGLQSSISSQELNNQAPATGTTIFVVQGGVGVVASPGQQPPEQLFQTSGNVAPQGQTNLFVFGLQNDSPQLLNSSGPPLPAQSQPQNSSHMQTHLDQPMAQAAPPMQAPMHSSLQNTLQAQMQSSLENAMQTSLQNAMQTNTQAALQSGLQANIETSLPTPMQTNLQMQIQSSLQNQLQASLSVSSSMDKIEDLLESLQK, from the exons ATGCCAGCTCTTCCACCTCCAATTCCGCCTCTTCCTCCCTGGCCATGGGAGCGCCATCCACTGGCCCCTCTACCTCGACCTCAGACCATCTCAAGGTTACACAGCATCTCCAGTCcactggaggagaaggagctggagcttCAGAGATGCAAGGTGTGGAGGGTGCTGTATCTGGCCCCAACAGAGGCGGCAGTGGGCCAAACAGTGCATCAGGAGACATAGGGTCAGGGCTAGGAGTCCAGCAGCCTCAGAACACCCCATCCAAACGGAGGCCTGTGTTGAGCATATCCCCACCACCTGAGGACCTATTTGACGACAGCCAGATGTCTTGTCAAGAGGAGACTACTGTGTCTGCTCCAACAGGTCCAGACtcagaacacagcagcagcatgtgggCTGATGACTCGGTCTCCAACTTCAGCTTGGTCAGCTCGGTCTCCTACAATGACAACACAGAGGTGCCCCGCAAATCCAGAAAGCGCACCCCTCGCCAGCGGCCTGGCCCAAAGCCAGCTAATCCGGAGGACAGCATGGATGTGTTTGATGCCGACAGCGCCAAGGCCCCTCACTTTGTGCTGTCCCAGCTTGGCACAGACAAGACCAGTGCAACAGGCAG CTCTCTTGAGCCAGGGACCGCAGTGAAGGGTGGGTCACTGTCGGCTCAGTTCCCCCAGAGGAGCGATGGGAAGGACCTGAAGATCCTGGTGCAGCCAGAGACCCAGCACAGAGCTCGCTATCTGACCGAGGGCAGCAGAGGCTCCGTCAAAGACCGCACACAGCAGGGATTCCCCACTGTCAAG TTGGAGGGTGTGAATGATCCAGTCGTGCTGCAGGTGTTTGTAGCAAATGATGCAGGCAGAGTGAAGCCTCACGGTTTCTACCAGGCGTGCAGAGTGACCGGACGCAACACCACTGCCTGCAAGGAAGTGGACATAGATGGCACCATTGTTATTGAGATCCCTTTGGAGCCTAGCAGTGATATGACTCTTGC GGTGGACTGTGTAGGCATTTTGAAGCTGCGTAATGCAGATGTGGAGGCCCGTATTGGTGTTGCAGGATCGAAGAAAAAGAGCACCCGTGCCCGGCTGGCTTTCAGGGTCTGCATCCCCCAACCTGATGGATCTACCCTCACTCTACAGGTCCCTTCATCGCCAATCCTCTGCA CCCAGCCAGCGGGAGTGCCAGAGATCCTGAAGAAGAGtcttcacagctgctcagtgagaggaggagaggacgttTTTATCATTGGAAAGAACTTCCTCAAAGGAACCAAAGTGATTTTTCAGGAGAACATTGCAG ATGATAATTCCTGGCAAGCCGAGGCAAAGATTGACATGGACCTTTTCCATCAG AACCATTTGATAGTGACCGCTCCTCCGTTCCACAACCAGTCAATCACTTCTCCAGTGTCTGTGGGAATCTTTGTGATGACCAATGCTGGTAGATCACATGACGCCCAGCCCTTCACCTACACTCCAGACTCAG CTGATAACTCCAATGCCCGGACAGTAAAAACAGAGGGATCCTCTCTACTCACAACGTGTATGTTTGATGGCCAGATGAAATCTATGTCGTCTGAGCAAACCGACTGCTCTGGTCAGCCTTCCAAACGCCAAGAGGACACACCAATGGAAGTGTCCAGCAATCCACCACCCACGGATGTCTTTAAG CCATCCCCGGACCCTCTTGCCTCGGTGCAGCAGACCCTGGAGCTCAGCTCCAGTCCCCATCCAGGAGGGGAGTCCTTTCAGAGTCCGATGCCCCTACAACCTGAAGATGTGGAGCTTCCCCAGGCACCCCCTGTGTTCCCCAGCCTAGAGTCGCTCAGTACTATACAGAAGCAAGACATTTCCCCCACAACCTCCTTCCCAGTGTCAGGAGACACCACAATCCCTCCTGTGACACCAGACGTCCCTCAGCAATTCCTCAGAGATCCTCAGGACAACCTGCCTCCTGAGAATTCCAACAATAATGgaggggttgttgttgttgccatgCCCCAAATATCAACTTCATCtcaaccacagcaacaacagtcACAGGTTCCCATGTTCCCCCAGGAAGAGGTGGCCCAGCTGGAGAGGGCAGTAAGGGAGCTACAAGCCGGAGGTAACACCACGCTCCAGCAGGTGTTTGAGGCGGCTGTAGCCCAGCAGCAACTAAACTCTGTGCTTTATAGCCCCAACCCCTCTGCAGACTCTCTTCAACAGCACGTCCAAGAAAACATGAACAGCCTTAGATTAGGAAACACTGATAATTCGATGTCTACACAGCAACAGCTACAGatacaacagcaacagcaaatgcaacagcagcagcagcaacaaatgcaacagcagcaaatgcaacagcagcaacaacaacaacaaatacagcAACAGTTTCAACAGCATCAACAACTTCAACAACAGCAAATCCTTGATAACCTTCAGCATCAACATGAGCAACAACATctacagcagcaacagcaagtCCTTGGCAACATGCAGATGCAACAGCAACTGATACTACAGCCACAGGACCAACAGCAactgcaacagcagcagcagctcattgaGAACattcaacagcagcaacagttgCAACAGAATCAGCAACAGCAAGTCCTGAACAACATCCAACTTCAGGATCAGCAACAGCAAGTCCTTAACAACATCCAACTTCAGGATCAGCAACAGCAAGTCCTGAACAACATCCAACTTCAGGATCAGCAACAGCAAGTCCTGAACAATATCCAACTTCAGGATCAGCAACAGCAAAATCAAATACTGACAAATTTACAACAACATCAgcttcaacagcagcagcagcagcttcaacagcagcagcagcagcaacaacagcaaaatCAAGCATTGAGCAACttacaacagcagcagcaactacAAGAGCAGCAGGTCTTGGagaatttacagcagcagcttcaggctgAGTTGCTCCAGCCACAGATTCACTCCACCACGCAAGGACAGCAGCCGGGGTCCCTCCTTCAACGGGCCGGAGACCTGCTCACCATTCAGACCAGCTTCCCAACACAGCCTCCATCCCACACATCCCCCCCACAACAGCTCTTCCAATCACCCAGGCCCCTTGGAGAGTCCCAGGGCTCTCAACAGCAGGTCCAGGCTGCCCTGCTCCAGAATACACTGACTGTCCTGACGAGTGGCAGTCTCAACTCCGAGCAGCAGTCGACTGGCTCAGCACTTTACCTGTCCCCAAACCCTTcccagcaacagcagcaaccgCAGCTGGCGTTTATCTCGTCCATGAAGACATCTACGAGCCAGCCCCAGTCTGTTACAATGTTCCAGAACCAACCCCAAGCTCAACTTTCCCAAATGCAGCAACAGAGCACCCCcatggaggagcagcagtcGGCACAGCAGAACCAGCAACAGCCACAACAGCTTCCAATGGGCCAGCAGGGCTCTTTGTTCCAAAGTATTCCAAACCACTCACAGGGTAACCCTGTCCCCCAGAACCAACTCTCCCAACCCCAGCAGACAGGTTTGCTCCTCTGCACGACAGATCTAAACCCGCAGGCTATTCCCCCAACTCTTCTCTTCAGCACCCAGACCCAAGGTCCTTCCCCCATAGGGAGCATCAGTGTTGGAATCCCTCAGCCGGACCCAGCAGAGCCCATGTCGTTCCAAGACCAGAGCTCTTCAGGCAACAACTCGACGTCCAATGAGAACCAACAGCAGAGCTTATTCCAGGAGCAGCAGCCAATGCAAGTAGGCCCAAGCTCCAGCAGCATCCCGAGCAGTCAAACTGTAGACCTGTTTCTACCGCAGACATCTCTGTCTGGCCTGCAGAGCTCTATAAGCTCACAGGAGCTAAACAACCAGGCTCCGGCCACTGGCACAACCATCTTCGTCGTTCAAGGTGGTGTGGGCGTTGTCGCCAGCCCTGGACAGCAGCCACCAGAGCAGCTTTTCCAGACAAGTGGGAATGTGGCTCCTCAAGGACAAAccaacctgtttgtgtttggccTCCAGAACG ACTCGCCACAGCTGCTCAATTCCTCCGGACCCCCCCTGCCTGCTCAGAGCCAGCCCCAGAACTCCAGTCACATGCAGACTCACTTGGATCAGCCAATGGCCCAGGCTGCCCCCCCAATGCAAGCCCCCATGCACAGCAGCCTACAGAACACTCTTCAGGCACAGATGCAGTCCAGCTTAGAGAACGCCATGCAGACCAGCCTACAAAATGcgatgcagacaaacacacaagcagccCTGCAGTCTGGTTTACAGGCAAACATAGAAACAAGTTTGCCAACTCCAATGCAGACCAATCTACAGATGCAGATACAGAGCAGCTTACAGAATCAATTGCAGGCATCATTGTCTGTATCATCCAGCATGGATAAAATCGAGGACCTCCTGGAAAGCCTACAGAAGTAG